The sequence below is a genomic window from Lelliottia sp. JS-SCA-14.
AGGCCTCGTACCGGATAAAAAACGTAAGCGCAGGACACCGGGAAATCGTCAGCCGCTGACCAGGGTCAGTGAAAACAATCAGGTCTGGAGCGCTGATTTTAAAGGCAAGTTCAGACTGCTGAGCAGGGAGTACTGCCATCCCTTCACCCTGACCGATAACCACAGCCGGTATCTCCTGAGCTGTCGCGGAACAGACCGGGAGAGCGAGCCGTTCGTCCGACAGTGCCTGACGGAGGCGTTCCTGGAATACGGGCTCCCGGATGTGCTCAGAACCGACAACGGCCAGCCGTTCGCCGGGACGGGTATCGCCGGATTAAGCCGTCTTGCGGTCTGGCTGATAAAGCTGGGTGTCAGGCCGGAGCGTATCCGGCTGGGACATCCGGAGGAGAACGGACGTCATGAACGCATGCACCGTTCGCTGAAGAGCGCCCTGCGGCATGGCAATACCTTCATGACGATGGAAGAGCAGCAGCGCTGGTTCAGCCATTACCGGGAAGAGTTTAACTACGAAAGGCCGCATGAAGCCCTGGCGGGCGCAACGCCCGGAACGGTGTGGCAACCCTCAGGCCGGCAGTGGGATGGCAGGGTTCCTGAATACGCTTATCCGGCAGGGGGTATGGTGTACAGAGTCAAATCGAGGGGCACGCTGTATATGGGTAAAAAGGGGACGGTGTTCCTGAGTGAAGCCCTGACTGGCGAATGCATTATGCTGGAAGAACAGGATGATGGCCTGGAGGCCATCATCTTTAATGGAATAACGCTTGCGTACTACGACCGAAAAACCGAGAGTGTGGTCCGGATAGACTAGAAAGTGTTACCTATGTTCCCGGTCTGATCTGTCACCTATGTATCCGGTCATACACTTCGCTTACCGGGCCTACAAAACCGTAGGCCGGGTAAGGCGCAGCCGCCACCCGGCGAAAAAGCGCCACCGGGCTTTTGTTACTGACTATCCTTCTGGATCTTCTTAATGATGTTGGTGGTTGAACACCCGTCCTCAAAGTTGAGCACCATCACTTCGCCGCCATTGGCCCAGACCTCTTCGCTACCCGCAATCTGCTCTGGCTTATAATCGCCGCCTTTCACCAGCAGATCCGGCAGGATGCCGGCAATCAGACGCTGCGGCGTGTCTTCTTCAAAGGAGACAACCCAGTCGACGGCTTCCAGCGCGCCGAGCACAATCATGCGCTGCTCCAGCGGATTCACCGGACGCGTTTCGCCCTTCAGACGTTTGGTCGATGCATCGCTGTTCACCGCGACAATCAGGCGATCGCCGAGCTTGCGCGCATTCGCCAGATACGAAACGTGGCCCGCGTGCAGAATGTCGAACACGCCGTTGGTCATCACCACTTTCTCGCCGCGCTTACGCGCCGCCGCGACGGCGGTTTTCAGCTCGTCTTCACTCATCACGCCAAAACCGGTATCCGCACGACCGCGCACCGCGTTTTCCAGCTCGATCGGTGACACGGTAGACGTCCCGAGTTTACCGACAACCACGCCCGCCGCCGCGTTCGCGAAGTAGCAAGCTTCTTCGAGGGAATTGCCCGCCGCCAGCGTTGCCGCCAGCACGCCAATCACCGTATCGCCCGCACCGGTCACGTCGTAAACTTCCTGTGCCTGGGTCGGCATATGCAGCGGTGGCTTGCCCGGCTGCAGCAGCGTCATGCCCTGCTCAGAGCGCGTCACCAGCAGCGCGGAGAAGTCGAAATCGGCGATGATTTTCATCCCGCGTTCAACGATCTCTTCTTCGTTTTTGCACTTACCCGCCACCGCTTCAAACTCAGACAGGTTTGGCGTCAGCAGCGTCGCACCGCGATAGCGCTCGAAATCGGTCCCTTTCGGGTCGATCAGCACCGGAACGCCCGCTTTACGCGCCAGCTGGATCATCTGCTGTACGCTGGCGAGCGCGCCTTTGGCGTAGTCAGACAGCACCAGCGCGCCGATATTGCCCAGCGCCTGTGCGATACGCTCGTGCAGCGGCTCAGGATCGACGCCTTCAAAACCTTCTTCAAAGTCGAGGCGGATCAGCTGCTGGTTGCGGGAGAGCACGCGCAGTTTGGTGATGGTCGGATGCGTCGGCACGGAAACGAAGTCGCATTTCACGTTGACTTCGGTCAGCGTTTTGCTGAGCGCGCGCGCCGCATCATCAATGCCGGTCAGCCCGACCAGACGGGAATGCGCGCCGAGAGAAGCAATGTTCATCGCCACGTTGGCCGCGCCGCCAGGACGCTCTTCAATGGTATCGACCTTAACGACCGGGACCGGGGCTTCCGGCGAGATGCGGCTGGTTGGCCCGTACCAGTAGCGGTCCAGCATCACATCACCGACAACCATAACCCCAGCACGTTCAAACTCTGGCAGTGTTACTTTCATTCCTGACTCCAGAAAGATTCACAATTTGCGCGCGATAATATCACACTTGTTTCGATACGCACGGCTCCACCAGCCACTTCTGCCAGCTGGTACGAACACGTTCTCGCTCGATGTTAAAACATTCCGGCGCCACATGGCCCGGCTGTTCCTGTAACGCCAGATGATGCAATTCATCGCGCAGCGTGGTGTAAGCGTGGGTCAACGCCTGCGCTTCCTGCTCATCCATAATGTCGTTTTGCGCCAGCAGTTCCAGAATGCGCACGTTATCAGACCAGCGCGTCAGCTTCGGCTTGTCATGCGCATGACGGAGCACCAGGTACTGGGTAATAAACTCGATATCGGTGATCCCGCCCTCATCGGCTTTGATATCAAAGCGATCGCGATGTTTGTTGCCCAGATGGGCGCGCATTTTCTCGCGCATTTCGCGCACGTCGGTCTGCAACTTTTCGCCCTCGCGCGTCGCGGTCAGGACATCGCGGCGAATCGCGTCGAACTGCGTTTTCAGCTGCGGATCGCCGTACACCACGCGAGCGCGCACCAGCGCCTGATGCTCCCACGTCCATGCCTCGTTTTGCTGATAATCCGCAAAAGATTCAGTGGAAGTGACTAACATGCCCGCCGCGCCGGACGGACGCAGTCTTGCATCCACTTCGTACAAAATCCCGGACGACGTTCGGGTGCTGAAGAGGTGCATAATGCGCTGCGCCAGGCGCAGGTAGAACTGACGCCCGTCGATTTCCCGCTCGCCGTCGGTCATGACATCAACCGGGCAATCGTGAAGGAAGATCAGATCCAGATCGGAGCTGTAACCCAGCTCCCAGCCGCCCAGTTTGCCGTAGCCGACCACGGCAAAACCGCGGCCTTCGCGATCCGCCAGATGTTTCGGCTGGCCGTAGCGCACCACCATCTGCCCCCAGGCCTGCTGGACCACCGCGTCGATGATCGCTTCCGCAAGCCAGGTGAGATGGTCGCTGACTTTCATCACGGGCAGGGTTCCGGCGATATCCGCCGCCGCCACGCGCAGCATCTGCGCCTGCTTAAACTGGCGCAGCGCCTCGAGCTGTTGCTCTTCGTCCTCTTCCGGCACACGCAGCAGATACTGGCGCAGCTCATCGCGATAGGCATCCATCGCCGTCGGCTGATAGAGCGTATTCGGGTCGAGCAGTTCGTCCAGCAGCAGCGGATAGCGCGCGAGTTTACTGGCCACCATCGGCGACGCGGCGCAGAGCGAAATCAGGTGTTTGAGCGCGCCGGGGAATTCGCTCAGGAGTTCAAGATAAGTCGTGCGGGTGATAATCCCGGTGAGCAGCGGCGTCAGGCGCGATAGCGGGATCGGCGCATCCGCCCGCGAGCAGACGTTGCTCAGCAGATGCGGCATCAGGTGATCGAGCACCTGTCGCCCGCGCGGCCCGATGGCGCGTTTGTTCATTTCCATGCGAAAATCTGCGATGAGCGCCACCACGCGATGGCGGTCGTCATCGCTCAAATGCGCCAGCACCGGCGTGGTGTCGTCCTCCTGCAGCGCATCCTGCCACAGTTCGCGCCAGTGTTCGGACAGGGTATCGTCCGCCGATTCGGCTTCGTCATCGCCAATCAAATCGTTGAAGATCCGCCGCACGCCCGCCATATGGGCGTCGAGCTGTTCGGTCAGTTTTTGCCAGTCGTCAACGCGCATCCCCCAGGCCAGACGCGCCCGGTTGAGATCGTCGCCCGGCAGGGTCTGGGTCTGTTCGTCGTTGATACTTTGCAGCAGGTTTTCGAGACGACGCAAATAGAGATAGGCATCGTGCAGGGTTTGTGCATCGCCTTCCGGCAGTAAATGCAGTTGTTCGATGGCGTTCAGCGTCGGGAGCAGCGAACGGGATTGCAGGGACGGCTCGCGCCCGCCGCGGATCAGCTGGAAGACCTGAACGATAAACTCAATTTCACGGATACCGCCCGCGCCGAGTTTGATGTTGTCTTTCAGGCTCCGACGACGCACCTCGCGGGCAATCATCCCTTTCATGTTGCGCAGGGACTGAATGACGCTGAAATCGATATAGCGGCGGAAAACGAACGGGCGCAGCATGGCGCGCAGCTCATCGGCGTAAACGTCGCCGTTATCGCCCATGATCCGCGCTTTCACCATCGCGTAGCGCTCCCAGTCGCGGCCCTGCTCCTGGTAATAATCTTCCAGCGCGGCAAAGCTCAGCACCAGCGGACCGCTGTCGCCGAACGGACGCAGGCGCATATCCACGCGATAGACGAAACCGTCCTGAGTCGGCTGGTCCAGCGCCTTAATCAGCCGCTGACCGAGGCGGGTAAAGAACTGCGCGTTATCGAGCTCGCGGCGTCCGCCGCGGGTTGCGCCCTTTTCCGGCCAGGCGAAGATCAGGTCGATATCCGACGAGAAATTCAGCTCGCCGCCGCCCAGTTTCCCCATGCCCAAAATCATCAGCGGCTGCGGCGTGCCCTCTTCGCTGCACGGCGTGCCCCACTCTTTGCAGCAGGCGTCGTACAGCCAGTCGCGCGCGGCCACAATCAGCGTTTCTGCAAGAACGCTAAGTTGCTGCAGGGTGCTCTCTTCGCTCACCAGCTCCAGCGACTGCGCCCAGGCGATACGCACCATCACGCGGCGGCGGAACTGGCGCAAAACGCGCATCAGCGTCGGCTCATCGTTCACCTCTGCCAGCGCGTCGCTCAGCCACTGCGCATAGTGCTGCCACTCGTCGGCCTGCGGCGGTGCCGCTTCCAGTTCAGCCAGCCAGTCAGGATTCGCGGTGATGCTCTCCTGGACAAAATCACTAAAAGTAAGCACTTGCTGCGCCTGCTCACTGAGTGAGTCGGCGGGTAATGATTCCGGCAGACGCGCACAAACCGTCTGCCAGTGCTGCGTGAGCTGTGAAGAAAGCGGCATTATCGGGTTCCTTGCCTGAGTTAACGTTTTCCGCTGTGCAGCCAGAACGGCTCTTGCGAAATAGCCTCATTGCGGAAATGTTCAATTTCAATACGCTGGCGCGTTTCAATGGCATGGCGAAGCCCCTGCCAGTTCTCCAGCCACGCCTGCGCTTTCGGGCCGTCATAGCTCCCCGCCAGCAGCAGAACGCTGTCGATATCGCGGTTCAGACGCACCAGCTGATCGCTGTACTGATCGCCAAGCGGGCGGTCAAAAATGGTTTTCAGCTCCGAGTTGCTGCGGGAGAGATGCGTATCGGCGAAACGCTTGAATGAGTCGGCGATTTTCTTCTGGGTTTTGTCATCCAGAAAACGCTGCCAGCCGCGCGTCACCAGAAACTCAGTCAACGCCAGTTTGGCGGCTGCAGTTTGCGGGCTGTAGACCGCCGTCTCAGCAGAGACGTCCGTCGCCATCAGGGTTTCGGTCTGGGTCAGGAAATCACGTAAGTGAGCGCTCGCTTTACGCGGCACCACACCGCCAAACAGGGTCAGGGTACTGCGCACCAGGCCCATCGCCGCAATCACATGTTTTTTCGCTTCGCTCACGCCGCGCACCCACAGCTCTTCGTGGTATTGCCACTGGCTCAGAGCCAGCTCCAGCGAGGCTTCCAGCCCCTGCTCGACGCTGGATTTGGGTGCCACGTGCAGAAGGGTGGTGGCTTTCACCTGACGCGGCGCATTGCCCGCCGCCAGATGGTACCCGCGCGCGGCTTTGCTGAGGCTGCCCTGACGCAGGCCAGACTGGCCCACCAGCTTACGCGCCAGCTTCAGCACGTCGTCGGCGTTGCCTTCCAGCAGTTCAAGTTCCAGCTCGCAAATCGGCTCCTGGAACTCGCCCGCTTTCACTTCGCCCAGATCGAGGGCAATCTCAATGCGACTTTTCCCTTCGTTCACCAGCCACTTTTCGCGCCAGAAATCGGTGCTGAACAGCGGCTGCACCTGGTCTGACAGCCCGTCCGGCAGTTCGCCGTTCGGCCAGACGTCTGCCGGAAGTCGACTCAATTCAAGTTCTGGTTTTTCAATGTCGATATTATATTCAGGGCGCTGATGTAAACCGCCGACCACACGCCCGGCAATTTTCATCGTCATCTCGTAGCGCCCATTCGCGCCACGAATGCGCAGCCCCATATCATGGCTACGCAGCCAGTTATCGGCGGTTTCGTAATAGATATTAAGGAGTTGAACCGGTTCGTGATGTTCAGCGTTCAGCTGATTCAGATGGGTTCGCAGCGCATCGACGCTGCCCTTTTCGACGATAAATTTTAGTTCGATTTCTTGTGCCATAGCCCTGTACTTTCGGTTGCGTCACAGCCGCGTCAATGAAGGCGAACTTCCTCGCCATTTGTTTGTCAGTACATAGTATTTTGCGCCAAATTGCCACGCAATGAGCAATTTGACGGGCGTAAAAGTTTAACGCGGTGGCACAGATGATTCCGATAGCTGATGCGAATGCTTTGCGTGGAGACACTGTTGCCACTACTATCGTTCCACTTTTTATGAAAATAACGACTAATGATGCTTAAATTACGCCTGATTGGACTGACTTTACTTGCTTTCAGCGCCGCGACCGCGGTCCATGCTGAAGAGAAACGTTATGTTTCTGACGAATTAAACACCTGGGTACGTAGCGGCCCTGGAGACAATTATCGCCTCGTGGGCACGGTGAATGCCGGCGAGGAAGTGGTTCTGTTACAGACAAATCAGGACAGTAATTACGGTCAGGTGCGCGACAGCACGGGCCGTACGTCGTGGATCCCGCTTAAACAGCTGAGTAATGTGCCTAGCCTGCGCACCCGCGTGCCGGATCTGGAAAATCAGGTCAAAACCCTGACCGACAAACTGACCAACATCGACACCACCTGGAACCAGCGCACGGCCGAAATGCAGCAGAAAGTGGCCCAGAGCGACAGCGTGATCAACGGCCTGAAAGAAGAGAACCAGAAGCTGAAAAACGAGCTGATTGTGGCGCAGAAGAAAGTGAGCGCCGCCAATCTGCAGCTCGATGACAAACAGCGCACCATCATTATGCAGTGGTTTATGTATGGCGGTGGCGTGCTGGGCGTGGGTCTGTTCCTCGGTCTGGTGCTGCCACATCTGATCCCGAGCCGTAAGCGTAAAGATCGCTGGATGAACTAATTCGTCTTCTCTGCCAGACTTACGTATTATCTGGTCAAAAGAGAATTCGGGAGTTCAGGCGTGAAGATTTATCTGGTCGGTGGTGCGGTTCGTGATGCGTTGTTAGGTCTGCCGGTCAAAGATAAAGACTGGGTTGTGGTGGGTGCCACGCCCGAAGAGATGCTTAACGCGGGCTACCAGCAGGTAGGCCGCGATTTTCCCGTGTTTCTTCACCCTAAAAGCCGCGAAGAGTACGCCCTGGCGCGCACGGAGCGTAAAGCCGGTTTCGGTTATACCGGTTTTACCTGCTATGCCGCGCCGGACGTCACGCTGGAGCAGGATCTGCTGCGCCGCGATCTGACCATCAACGCCCTGGCGCAGGACGATGACGGCCAGATCGTCGATGCCTACGGCGGCCAGGCCGATCTGCAAAACCGAATTTTACGCCACGTCTCCCCGGCCTTCTCTGAAGACCCGCTCCGCGTCCTGCGCGTGGCGCGTTTTGCTGCCCGCTACGCCCATCTGAGTTTCCGCATTGCCGATGAAACCATGGCCTTAATGACCGCCATGACCGACGCGGGCGAGCTGGAACATCTCACGCCGGAACGGGTGTGGAAAGAGACGGAAAACGCCCTCACGACGCGCAATCCGCAGGTCTTTTTCCAGGTGCTCCGCGACTGCGGCGCGCTGAAGGTACTGTTCCCGGAGATCGACGCCCTGTTTGGCGTTCCGGCCCCGGCGAAGTGGCATCCGGAAATCGATACCGGTATTCATACCCTGATGACCTTAAGCATGGCGGCGATGCTCAGCCCGGAGGTGGACGTACGTTTCGCCACGCTCTGTCACGATCTGGGTAAAGGCTTAACCCCGAAAGCGCTTTGGCCTCGTCATCACGGGCACGGCCCGGCGGGCGTCAAACTGGTGGAAAACATCTGCCTGCGCCTGCGGGTGCCCAACGAGATCCGCGATCTGGCAAAACTGGTCGCTGAATTCCACGACCTGATCCACACCTTCCCGATCCTGAAACCGGCCACCATCGTCAAGCTGTTCGACAGCATTGACGCCTGGCGCAAACCGCAGCGCGTCGAGCAGATCGCGCTCACCAGCGAAGCGGACGTGCGCGGGCGCACCGGTTTTGAAGCCTGTGATTATCCGCAGGGCCGTTTGCTGCGTGAAGCCTGGGAAATTGCGAAAGCGGTGCCGACGAAAGCGGTGGTGGAAGCTGGATTTAAAGGCCCGGCAATCCGCGACGAGTTAACCAAACGCCGGATTCAGGCCGTAACAGACTGGAAGGAAACGCGTTGCCCTCAGCCGAAAGACTGAGGGCAGTGGCTCAGAAGAAGACCACGTAAACGGCCGCTGCCACGATGAAGCGGTAGATCGCAAACGGAATGAAGGAAATACGTTTGATGATCTGCAGGAAGGTTTTGATCGCCACCAGCGCGACCAGGAACGCGGTCACAAAGCCCACGGCGAACATCGGGATATCGCCCGCCGTCAGGAAGTGGTAACTCTTATAGAGATCCAGCGCGGTCGCACCCATCATCATTGGCACCGCCAGCAGGAACGAGAACTCGGACGCCGCGTAGCGACTCACACCCATCAGCATCCCGCCGGAAATCGTCGCCCCTGAACGGGAAAAGCCCGGCCAGAGCGCCAGACACTGGAAGCAGCCAATCATAAACGCCTGACGGTAGGTCATGTCGTCCAGACCCGGCGCTTTCGGCTCTTTCGGTTTCAGCAGTTCGGCGGCAATCAGCAGCACACCGCCAACCACCAGCGCGTACATCACGTTAATCGGGTTAAACAGCGATTTGATCGTGTCGTGGAAAATCAGCCCCAGCACCACCGCCGGCACCATACCGAGCAGGATGTGAATCAGCGTCAGACGGCCTTTACCCTCACCTTCGTGCTGCGGCGGACGGCCAAAGTGAATGCCGATAAGCCCAAACAGGCGACGCCAGAACATCACCACCACGGCCAGAATGGAGCCCAGCTGAATCACCACTTCAAAGGTCTTTGCCGTTTCACCTTCGAAACCGAGCAAATGACCGACGATGATCATGTGTCCGGTACTGGAAACGGGCAAAAATTCCGTCAATCCTTCGACCACACCCAGTATTGCCGCCACCAGCAGCGAGTGTATATCGCTCATCTATTAACCCTTCTAAAAATGTAAAAAACGGCGCACCACAATGGACGCCGTGAAAGAGACAGCTTTAAGACCTGTATATCTAAAAATGGTTTAGCATTTATGACGTTAAATCTTTGCTTTAAGATTTGTGCCACGCTCGATGATCACGCCAACGTTGGCAGCACGCGCCACGGCCCCCGGTTTGCTGAGTTTAATGCGCACCCACGGCGAGTTGAAACGGCTTAACAGCAGATCGGCCACCTCTTCTGCCACACGCTCCACCAGTGCAAAACGTTGTCCTTCGACATGCTTCACTACCGTTTCGCTGATATCGGCATAGCTCAGGCAGTCTTTGACATCATCACTTTTTGCGGCGAGACGGTTATCCCAGCCCATTTCGATATCGAACACCAGCTTCTGCTCGATGGTCTGTTCCCAGTCGTAAACACCAATTGTGGTGATTACCGAAAGTTGCTCTATAAATACAATATCCATCACGACCTGCCTGGTTTTTGGCTAAACCGGATACCACTTCCGGCGAATTATGCGTATTATCCACAGATGCAGAGAATACAGATACATTTTCAAAACGGAACAGCGTTATGAGTGCAATCGCGCCTGGAATGATCTTCCTCGCTTACCTTTGCGGCTCAATCTCCAGCGCCATTCTGGTCTGCCGCATCGCCGGATTGCCTGACCCTCGCGTCAGCGGATCCGGGAATCCAGGGGCGACCAATGTATTACGAATTGGCGGCAAGGGAGCAGCCGTAGCGGTATTGATCTTTGATGTTCTGAAAGGGATGTTACCCGTCTGGGGCGCTTATGCTCTGGGCGTGACGCCGTTCTGGCTGGGGCTTATTGCCATCGCCGCCTGTCTGGGCCACATCTGGCCGGTATTCTTTGGTTTTAAAGGCGGCAAAGGCGTCGCCACCGCGTTCGGCGCGATTGCCCCCATCGGCTGGGATTTAACCGGCGTAATGGCAGGCACCTGGCTGCTGAGCGTGTTGTTGAGCGGCTATTCGTCGCTGGGCGCGATTGTCAGCGCGCTGATCGCCCCGTTCTATGTCTGGTGGTTTAAACCCCAGTTTACCTTCCCCGTTTCCATGCTCTCCTGCCTGATTCTCCTGCGTCATCACGACAACATCCAGCGTCTGTGGCGTCGCCAGGAAACCAAAATCTGGACCAAGTTGAAGAGAAAGAAAAAAGACCCGGAGTAATTCGGGTTTTACGCCTCCATCCATAAGCGTCTCATATGACAAGGTTCATTTCTGCCAGGGCATACTGAAGCAGTAAATGGCGAGCGGATGGATGCAGCATGTTAGCAACCCAGGTCACTGATAACGCGTATAAAGGCTGGCAGGCATCGCTTGCGTTGCAGTTTCGCCACACCCCTGAAAAAACCATCCTGCACTCGGCGCGACACGTCGGCCCGCTCACCGTTCAACGCCCTTTTTATCCCGAAGACGAAACCTGTCATCTCTATTTATTGCACCCGCCCGGTGGGATTGTCGGCGGCGATTCGCTCGATATTTCGGTCGAACTGGCCGCGGATAGCCATGCGCTCATCACCATGCCGGGTGCCAGCAAGTTCTATCGTAGCCAGGGCGCGCCGGCCCTTCTCAATCAACGATTTTTCATTGAAGAGAACGCGACGCTTGAGTGGCTGCCGCAGGACACCATTTTCTTCCCCGGTGCGAACGCCCGGCTTCGCTCCGTATTCCATCTGCATCACTCCAGTACGTTGCTGGCCTGGGAGTTGCTGTGCCTGGGCCGCCCGGTGATCGGCGAGACCTTCAGCCACGGCAGGCTCGACAGCCGACTGGAGGTATGGCTCGACGACGTACCGCTGCTCATTGAGCGCCAGCATCTGGTCGATGGCGATTTAACCCCGGTTGCGAATCACCCGTGGATCGGCACCCTGCTCTGTTATCCGGCGAGCGA
It includes:
- a CDS encoding urease accessory protein UreD, producing the protein MLATQVTDNAYKGWQASLALQFRHTPEKTILHSARHVGPLTVQRPFYPEDETCHLYLLHPPGGIVGGDSLDISVELAADSHALITMPGASKFYRSQGAPALLNQRFFIEENATLEWLPQDTIFFPGANARLRSVFHLHHSSTLLAWELLCLGRPVIGETFSHGRLDSRLEVWLDDVPLLIERQHLVDGDLTPVANHPWIGTLLCYPASDTLLDGVRERLTPLEHFAGATLTDGLLSVRFLSHDNLICQQAMRDIWQYLRPFVTAKVPHAPRIWQT